One segment of Papaver somniferum cultivar HN1 unplaced genomic scaffold, ASM357369v1 unplaced-scaffold_137, whole genome shotgun sequence DNA contains the following:
- the LOC113334367 gene encoding phospho-N-acetylmuramoyl-pentapeptide-transferase homolog isoform X1 — protein MAGSCIGFLVHNRYRESIFMGDTGSLALGGALAAMEACTKMSFPLFISPGVFVIEASSLNIRLVKSTIVHFQTPLMKLFGCMMMLSPSLKNMKRSKSHLIYIVLLPMFIYSLKIVFCVCRLGTA, from the exons ATGGCTGGCTCTTGTATTGGTTTCCTTGTGCACAACAGGTATAGGGAATCCATATTTATGGGTGATACAGGGTCCCTGGCCCTAGGTGGGGCATTAGCTGCAATGGAAGCTTGTACAAAAATGTCCTTTCCCTTGTTCATTTCACCTGGAGTCTTCGTCATTGAAGCTTCGTCCCTGAATATAAGACTTGTCAAATCAACCATTGTGCATTTCCAG ACTCCCCTGATGAAGCTCTTCGGATGTATGATGATGCTTTCCCCATCCTTGAAGAACATGAAAAGGAGCAAATCGCATTTGATCTATATCGTGTTGCTGCCAATGTTTATATACAGCTTAAAAA TTGTGTTTTGTGTCTGCAGATTAGGTACTGCGTAG
- the LOC113334367 gene encoding phospho-N-acetylmuramoyl-pentapeptide-transferase homolog isoform X2, producing MAGSCIGFLVHNRYRESIFMGDTGSLALGGALAAMEACTKMSFPLFISPGVFVIEASSLNIRLVKSTIVHFQTPLMKLFGCMMMLSPSLKNMKRSKSHLIYIVLLPMFIYSLKN from the exons ATGGCTGGCTCTTGTATTGGTTTCCTTGTGCACAACAGGTATAGGGAATCCATATTTATGGGTGATACAGGGTCCCTGGCCCTAGGTGGGGCATTAGCTGCAATGGAAGCTTGTACAAAAATGTCCTTTCCCTTGTTCATTTCACCTGGAGTCTTCGTCATTGAAGCTTCGTCCCTGAATATAAGACTTGTCAAATCAACCATTGTGCATTTCCAG ACTCCCCTGATGAAGCTCTTCGGATGTATGATGATGCTTTCCCCATCCTTGAAGAACATGAAAAGGAGCAAATCGCATTTGATCTATATCGTGTTGCTGCCAATGTTTATATACAGCTTAAAAA ATTAG